The following are encoded together in the Raineyella sp. LH-20 genome:
- a CDS encoding WhiB family transcriptional regulator: MDEWLTVLDGGEDEGILGWQERALCAQTDPEAFFPEKGGSTREAKAVCHTCDVRAECLDYALAHDERFGIWGGLSERERRKLKKQIV, from the coding sequence ATGGACGAATGGCTGACCGTCCTCGACGGAGGTGAAGACGAGGGCATTCTGGGCTGGCAGGAGCGCGCCCTGTGCGCGCAGACCGACCCAGAGGCCTTCTTCCCCGAGAAGGGCGGATCGACCCGTGAGGCGAAGGCCGTCTGCCACACCTGTGACGTACGTGCAGAATGCCTTGATTACGCTCTGGCACATGACGAGAGATTCGGGATCTGGGGCGGTCTGAGTGAGCGGGAACGCCGTAAGCTCAAGAAGCAGATCGTTTGA
- a CDS encoding mannose-1-phosphate guanylyltransferase gives MRHVVIVAGGAGTRLWPLSRKGMPKQLLHLVGDKSLLRLAYERVEAVVGADHVWVCTGASYRDVVEAELPEIDPQHILGEPVGRDSLNAVAWPSAVLAAQDPEASVAVVTADQIMRPLETFRERLGLAYDVVEARPEALVTFGVVPTSAHTGYGYLHRGTEIEGYDDVTEVVEFREKPDRATAEQYLTSGEYWWNSGMFVWRARTFLDQLRQLAPESYDIVTALAADPSRVEELFPRAPKISVDYAIMEPVSRGEGSATVLAVALPIQWYDIGGFPSLAEQLPHDADGNAGEGAVVHLDTHDTLVINRTDDGHLIATVGLADVVVVRTPDVTLVCPKGGAERIKQLVAAVRDQAGEAFV, from the coding sequence ATGCGTCATGTTGTGATCGTTGCCGGAGGGGCGGGCACCCGGCTGTGGCCGCTGTCCCGCAAGGGGATGCCCAAGCAGTTGCTCCACCTGGTGGGTGACAAGAGCCTGCTGCGGCTCGCGTACGAACGGGTGGAGGCGGTCGTCGGGGCGGACCACGTCTGGGTCTGCACCGGCGCGTCGTATCGGGACGTGGTCGAGGCGGAGCTGCCCGAGATCGACCCCCAGCACATCCTCGGCGAGCCGGTCGGCCGCGACTCGCTGAACGCCGTGGCGTGGCCGTCGGCCGTGCTGGCCGCCCAGGACCCGGAGGCGTCCGTCGCGGTGGTGACCGCCGACCAGATCATGCGGCCCCTGGAGACGTTCCGTGAGCGCCTGGGCCTGGCGTACGACGTGGTGGAGGCCCGGCCCGAGGCCCTGGTGACCTTCGGGGTCGTCCCGACCTCGGCCCACACCGGCTACGGCTACCTGCACCGTGGCACCGAGATCGAGGGGTACGACGACGTCACCGAGGTGGTGGAGTTCCGCGAGAAGCCCGACCGGGCGACCGCCGAGCAGTACCTGACCTCCGGGGAGTACTGGTGGAACTCCGGGATGTTCGTCTGGCGGGCCCGGACCTTCCTCGACCAGCTCCGTCAGCTGGCCCCCGAGTCGTACGACATCGTCACCGCCCTCGCGGCGGACCCGTCGCGGGTCGAGGAGCTGTTTCCCCGGGCGCCGAAGATCAGCGTGGACTACGCCATCATGGAGCCGGTCTCCCGTGGTGAGGGCAGCGCCACGGTGCTGGCCGTCGCGCTGCCGATCCAGTGGTACGACATCGGCGGCTTCCCGAGCCTGGCCGAGCAGCTGCCCCACGACGCCGACGGCAACGCGGGGGAGGGGGCGGTCGTGCACCTGGACACCCACGACACGTTGGTGATCAACCGGACCGACGACGGTCACCTGATCGCCACCGTCGGCCTGGCCGACGTCGTCGTGGTCCGTACGCCCGACGTGACCCTGGTCTGCCCGAAGGGTGGCGCCGAGCGGATCAAGCAACTGGTCGCCGCCGTCCGGGACCAGGCCGGGGAGGCGTTCGTCTGA
- a CDS encoding TIGR03089 family protein, with product MRTAGSLSFDHSLRDRVRRHGGDPLVTYYAPSTGVRVELSARTFVNWVDKTANLAVDELDLAEGDVAVLPLAATHAGHWITLVWVAALWQIGVLVRDPDEMRGPDAGGVRPDLVVTGPEEYADDFAAARALGARATAACSLHPLGLGFPGPTGAGVLDYGAEVLSQPDVYVQAPASPGVPLWQGGGSVRDWAAIARDAAALTAVRPDGTYGRRLVRPTEAYATVLAGLVAPVLGDGSVVIIDGPADEAAVAQIAAAERTTD from the coding sequence ATGCGCACCGCCGGATCGCTGTCCTTCGACCACTCCCTGCGTGATCGGGTCCGCCGGCACGGCGGCGACCCGCTGGTGACCTATTACGCTCCGAGCACGGGCGTCCGCGTCGAGTTGTCCGCCCGGACCTTCGTGAACTGGGTGGACAAGACGGCCAACCTGGCCGTCGACGAGCTCGACCTCGCCGAGGGCGACGTGGCCGTCCTGCCACTCGCCGCCACCCATGCCGGGCACTGGATCACCCTGGTCTGGGTGGCCGCCCTGTGGCAGATCGGGGTGCTGGTCCGCGACCCGGACGAGATGCGCGGGCCGGACGCAGGCGGTGTCCGGCCCGATCTGGTCGTCACCGGCCCCGAGGAGTACGCCGACGACTTCGCCGCAGCACGGGCGCTCGGCGCACGCGCCACGGCGGCCTGTTCGCTGCATCCCCTGGGTCTCGGCTTCCCGGGGCCGACCGGTGCCGGCGTGCTGGACTACGGCGCCGAGGTGCTCTCCCAGCCCGACGTCTACGTCCAGGCCCCCGCCTCGCCGGGCGTCCCGCTGTGGCAGGGCGGCGGAAGCGTACGCGACTGGGCGGCGATCGCCCGCGATGCCGCGGCGCTGACGGCGGTGCGCCCGGACGGAACGTACGGCCGGCGGCTGGTCCGGCCGACCGAGGCGTACGCCACCGTGCTGGCCGGCCTGGTCGCCCCGGTGCTCGGTGACGGATCGGTGGTGATCATCGACGGACCGGCCGACGAGGCCGCGGTGGCGCAGATCGCAGCAGCCGAACGCACCACCGACTGA
- a CDS encoding glycosyltransferase family 2 protein, producing the protein MPVRNESRHLEAAVRRVLDQECPGPLEVIIAVGPSEDDTRGIAERLAAEDARVRLVDNPTGRTPAGLNLAIAAARHDIVVRVDGHGELGDGYIATAVETLRRTGAANVGGIMDAQGDTPFEEAVAVAYTSRLGLGGSTFHLRTSAEGPADTVFLGSFRKQALEAVGGYDESLHRAQDWELNYRLRQAGEVVWFTPAMRVTYRPRSTVRALAKQFYDTGKWRREVVRRHPDTLNARYLAPPLAVLAVLGGLAVGGHGSYHKVGWMKLGWLAPLGYLAGVFAGAAALRRELPWQVRVRLPLIFVTMHMCWGLGFLVGLGETSAR; encoded by the coding sequence ATGCCGGTGCGCAACGAGTCGCGCCACCTCGAGGCGGCCGTGCGGCGCGTGCTCGACCAGGAGTGCCCCGGCCCGTTGGAGGTCATCATCGCCGTCGGGCCGAGCGAGGACGACACCCGTGGGATCGCCGAGCGGCTGGCCGCCGAGGATGCCCGGGTGCGGCTGGTGGACAATCCGACCGGTCGTACGCCGGCCGGTCTCAACCTGGCGATCGCCGCGGCCCGGCACGACATCGTGGTGCGGGTCGACGGGCACGGCGAGCTGGGCGACGGCTACATCGCGACCGCCGTGGAGACCCTCCGCCGCACCGGGGCGGCGAACGTCGGCGGGATCATGGACGCCCAGGGCGACACGCCGTTCGAGGAGGCCGTGGCCGTCGCGTACACCAGTCGGCTCGGGCTGGGCGGCTCGACCTTCCACCTGCGCACCTCGGCCGAGGGCCCCGCGGACACCGTCTTCCTCGGCAGCTTCCGCAAGCAGGCACTGGAGGCCGTCGGCGGCTACGACGAGAGCCTGCACCGCGCCCAGGACTGGGAGCTGAACTACCGGTTGCGCCAGGCGGGAGAGGTGGTCTGGTTCACCCCCGCGATGCGCGTGACGTACCGGCCGCGGTCCACCGTCCGGGCGCTGGCCAAGCAGTTCTACGACACCGGCAAATGGCGCCGTGAGGTCGTCCGTCGCCACCCGGACACCCTGAACGCCCGCTACCTCGCCCCACCGCTGGCCGTGCTGGCGGTGCTCGGCGGACTGGCCGTCGGCGGTCACGGCAGCTACCACAAGGTCGGTTGGATGAAGCTGGGCTGGCTGGCCCCGCTCGGCTACCTCGCCGGGGTGTTCGCCGGGGCCGCGGCGCTGCGTCGGGAGCTGCCCTGGCAGGTGCGCGTCCGGTTGCCGCTGATCTTCGTCACCATGCACATGTGCTGGGGCCTGGGCTTCCTGGTCGGGCTGGGGGAGACCTCCGCCCGCTGA